ATACTTGGATTTTTAAGGCTTTTGCAATTTTTCTAAGGTTGATAACGGAGATGTTCCTTTCTCCCCTTTCGACAGAACCTATATAAGATCTGTCAAGGTCACAGGCAAAAGCCAACTTT
The window above is part of the Bacteroidales bacterium genome. Proteins encoded here:
- a CDS encoding helix-turn-helix domain-containing protein produces the protein MGTTYSKDEKVYLELIGNRIRELRTEADLSQEKLAFACDLDRSYIGSVERGERNISVINLRKIAKALKIQVSVLLNIEE